GGCCATCTCAGACGAAGATCGTAAACGGATCAGGAGTCTTAACAGGACCCGTAATCAGATCGCTCATTTCGCCCTGGTGGGAGACAACCCTCTGGCGACGCAGGCAACAGTGGCACGAGCTATGGAGATGCTCCTCCGCTTCATCGAGAAGGAGCTTGCTCCGGGTGCGCCCGATAGAGAGCGCAAGCTCATCGACGCTACCTTCAGCGAGGTGATGGAGCAGATCCGCGAGATCGACGTGCTGGTCAAGGAGCGAATGAACTCCCTGAAGCCGACGATCGATCAGGCTGAGGTGCCCGTAGTCGCCTGTCCTGATTGCCAGAAGGACTCATACGTCTGTGATGGTGGCCCTGGACGATGTCTGTTCTGCTCCTACCAGTTCGCTGGCGATGTGGTAGCTGAGGACTACGCATCGAACATCTTGCACGCGAGCAAGTACCTTGCTGCCAAGATGCGTAGTGAGTGGCCTGTGAGCAGCTGCCATGAGTGCGGAGCTGATGCCCTTGTCCGAGGGGTTCTCGCAATGGCGAAGGTGCAGGCCGAAGTGTGTTGCTTCAGTTGCGGCTACTTCGGCAACTACTCCGACCTGGACACCTGTACGAATTGTGGTGAGGTCATGGGGAGAAGCGAGATGACCGTCTGTGGTAGCTGTTTTGAGTACTTCGCCTCCAAGGACTAAGAGCCTGTCCCTCGTCGCATACGAGGGACAGGGTCAAGCCCGAGACTCACGTCTTGAAGATTGTGTCCATCACGACCGCCCCTCCTTGTAGTACCGGCCGAATCTGCTTGCGGTAGACCAGCTCTGTGACGGCCGTACTGCTGTGACCTACCAAGCGAGAAATCTCTTCCAACGGCGTCCCGTTGTCGGAAAGCAGAGAGACGAAGCTGTGCCTCAGCTCTCGCGGGGTCCACTCCGAGGGGTCCAAGCTTGTGTACTTGATTACACGCCGGAACGCTCGCCGTACGTTGGCCGCGTCCAGTTCGGTTCCGGCGGTGGAGGCGAACACCAAGCCATGCTCTGACCAGGCGTCGCCTTGCTCCTTCTGCTGAGCTGCCCGTTGTTCGATCAGCGCGTCTACGCACCGCTTAGGGAGGGCGAGGGTGCGCCGTGACTTGCGGGTCTTGGTGTCTCCCCCGCTTCGCACGGAGCGCCACACGGCGACGTACGGCGGTATCGGCGGGGTGCCGTCGAGATTGCCCTCCAGGTCCACGTGATCCCAGCGCAGTGCGCGGAGTTCCTCGGTGCGTGCGCCGGTGAGCAGGGAGACCACGATGTAGGCGTACAGGTTCTTGCCCTCGGCGGCCTTCAGCACCTCTTCTGCCTGGGCCATTGTGAGCGCCTTGGACGGGCGTCCTTCCTTGCCCTGGGGCACTCGACACAGCTCGACCACGTTCCGCCGGACCTTGTCGCGCGCCATGGCACGCTTGATGATCCGATTCAGACAGGAATGGAGCCGCGCCACGGTACTCGTGCTGTGTGTCTTGGCCTTGCTGGCCAACCACTTGTCCACATCCTGTGCATTGAGGTCGCGGAGCTTCCGCTTGCCCAGCGCGGGGATGATGTGCGTCTTGACCAGGATGGTGTTCGTCGCGACGGTGCTTGGGTCCAACCCGCTGAGCCCGTAGGCCAGCCAGTCGGTCGCTGCTTGAGCGACGGTCGACTCCCCTGGCGCGATGGTCAGCCCGTCTTCATAGTCCCTGAGCACCTCCTTGAGCTTGTTCTTGGCTTCGGTCTTGGTCTTGCCGCTGCCTCGTTTCACGATGCGCTTGCCGCTGGGGTCATAGCCGAGGCTGGCGGTGGCGATCCAGCGTTGGCGCTTGTCGTCCCAGTGGAGGCCGCCGTCTCCTCTGCTGCGTCGCTTGGTCATCAGGCTGCTTCCTCTGCTTCCTTCTCCAGGAGGGCGATGTAGGCGCGAATGGCGCTGGCGGTGATGAGGCGGGCGCGGCCTTGCTTGACGGAGCGCAGGCGGCCGGTGCGGATCTGGTCGTAGATGACGGTTCGGCTCATGCGGAGGAGGCGCATGGCGTCGGTGACGCGGTAGAGCTGGGTGTCGGTGAGCCGAACGCTGTCCGGCGTTGAGGTGGTCACTGGTGGGTCTCCTCATCGGTGGGGACAGCGGGGACAGGCAGCAGGGCCGGTTGTCCCTCATGGACGTGGGCGTTGGTGCTGGTGGTGATGTGGGCTGGGACGGTAGGGACGCTGGGGACGCCTGCCGGGGACTCTGCCCCGGGGAGGCGGTAGTGGCCGGTGGCGTTGACGCAGAGCTGGCCGTCAGCGTTCATGCGCTGGCAGGTCTTGCGGACGTTCTCGTGGGACAGGCCGGTGGCGTCCGCGATGGCCTTGGGTGTGCTGTTGGGGTTGGCGCGGACGTGGCGGGCGATGGCCGCTCTGGTATCGGAGAGGGCGTGGTCTTCGGGTGGGCCGTCCAGGAGGTGCCAGAGGCCAGCGGCGGGTTGGAAGGCCATGGCGTATTCGGCTTCTTCGACGTCGCGGCCGGTGACGTGCAGGACGCCGTCAGCGGTGCCTCTGGCGCGTTTGAGGACGAGGGTGGCGTCTGCGGCTCCGGCCAGGCCGTTGGTGCCGGAGACTTCGCTCAGGAAGTCTTCTGAGGCCATCTTGCGGACGTGGTGGATCAGGACGACGGCGACGCCGTAGGTGTCGGCCAGGCGCTTGGCGCGGCTCATAGCGGCGTAGTCGGCGTCGTAGGCGGACAGGCCGGGTGGTGTGGTGCCTCGGATCTTGGCGAAGACGTCGATGACGACGAGGCGGGCGTTGGTGTTGCGGTCGAGCCAGCGGGCGATGGCCTCTTCCCCGCCTGCGGGCAGGTCGGGCAGGTGGTGGCGAGCGTGAGGTCGCGTGGGGCGGGCTGGCCGCTGAGGATCTTGCCCATGCGGTTCTGCAGGCGGCGGGCGGTGTCTTCCAGGGCGAGGTAGAGGACGGGGCCGGGTTCGAGTTCGATGGCTTCCAGCGCCTTGGCACCGCTGGCCACGGCGATGCCGAGGCCGAGGCTGAGCCAGGACTTGCCGACCTTGGGCGGGCCTGCCAGGAGGCTGAGTCCTTCGGCGATGATGCCGGGGACGGCCCAGCGGGGCTCCGGGAAGGTCATGGCCATCAGTTCGTCGGCGGTCCAGGAGGTACGGAACGGCACGGGCTGGCCTGGCGCTTGGACGGCATCACCGTTGACCAGGCGAAGGTGGGTGCTGCGGTCGTTGGTCATGCGGCCACCGTTCGGGGCCGGCGGGCTCCGGCGCGCAGGCCGGAGGCGATGGTGCGCTGGGCCTCGCGGTAGGGCTGGCCGATCTGCGTGGCTGCCTCCGTGAGCCACGTAGTGACGGCGGCGGCGTGCAACTCGCCTCCGGCGACGAGCTGGCCGAGCGCGACGGACGCGAGGTAGAGCGCGTTGTTGTGGCCGTGGGGTGGTGAGCTGGCCACCCGTTGCAGCTCACCGAGGACGGCGGCGCGGATGTACGCGCCGTGGCGGTCGGATACGAGGGGCACGGTGATGGGCTTCTGTGGTGGCAGTGGGGCCGGGCGTAGTCGCTCCACTAGCCAGACCGGGAGTGGTGTTGGTGGGATGGGGTGCAGGACCTTGTAGGTGCCGCTGCCGTGTTCGTCGGTGACGTGGCTGCCGGGGCCGACGACGTAGCCGCCGTTCGCGCGGGTGTCGATCAGCCAGCCGAGGCCGCCGTTGCCACCTTGGGTGTTCGTCAGGGTGACTCCATTGGGTGCGGTGAAGTACAGGTGCAGGCCGCCGCGTCGGGTGCGGACCTGGAAGGTCTCCAGCGGGAGTGGTTGTCCGGCCTGGTCACAGAGGGCGGCGAGGACGTCTGCGCCGTCTCGGATGCCGGGGCGGTTCCACTGCGGTGGTGGTTGCTCATCGGGCTTGGGCTGGTCCAGGTCGATGACGACGAGGTTGGACGGGCCGGTGGCGATGCCGAGGTTGTATGGACGCTGCCAGATGCGGCGGATGGTGGCCGGGTCGGTGGTGGTGCGGTGTTGCCAGTTGGTGAAGCCGCGGGGCGGAGTCTTGCCGTTCGGCGCGAGCGGGAAGACGTGCCAGCCTCGGGCGGCGGCTGCGAGGGCGTAGCGGGTCAGGTTCGTGATCGGCATGGGTGCTCCAGTCAGCGGGTGGCGTCGCGGTGCAGGGCGCGGAAGTGGTTCCAGAGGTGGCGGCCGATTCGCAGGCGGAGACCGGTGGCGCGGCAGCGGCGGCACTCGTGAGTGCCGCGTCCGATGCGGTTGGGCTTGCGGCCCTTGCCGTGGCAGGAGCGGCAGCGGCGGAAGGGCCTGATGTAGCACTCGGCGGCGTAACGGACGGTGATGAACAGGGTGGTGAAGATCACTGCGATAGCGATGAACAGGGCAGGGTCCATGGGTGGCCTCCTGGGCCGTTTTCGGGTGTCCTCAAGGGAGGGCGCTAGCGTGCTAACGCCCTGGCCAGGGCTTATTTCTGGTGCTAGCGGGGGTGCTAGCGATAGCAGGGTCAGCTGCTAGCGCTAGCACCCTCCGGCGGGGTTACTCGGTGCCGGTTCGGCGGTTACGTCCCGCTATGGCGTCGGTGAGGTCGTCCAGGCGGATGCCGCGCCGGGTGACGGCCTTGCCGTCGATGCGGCGGCCGATGCTCTGGACGGCTACGCCGTGCGGTTTGAGTGCGGTGGTGAGCTGTTCGGAGGCCCAGCCGGTGTAGAAGTCGGGGCGAAGTTCGGCCAGGCGGGTGCACAGGGTTTCGTTCCAGGCGGCCGTCTCGCCTGCGGGCCAGATTTGGGCGAGGTCGGTGAGCAGGTCGAAGGTGGGCGCGTCGGTGCGGGTCTGGGTGCCTTCCTCGGGCAGGGTGCCGGCCAAGCCGCGTAGCTGCATGGCGCGGGTCACCACGTGCTTGGCGGCGTCGGTGTCCACCATGAAGGAGCGGCGGGCGGCTGGCTTGCCGAGGCCGGACAGGATGCCCCAACCGGCCTCTTTGACGGGCTCGAAGATGGTGGCGCGGTAGCCGTTCTTGTACATCGAGGTGCCGAGGATCATGTCGTTGGCGACCTGGTCGGCGACGCTCATGCAGTAGCGGGTGTTGACGTTGCGGGTGATGCCGGTCGGCAGGCTGTCCTTGTCGGGGATCTGGGTGCCGATCAGCAGGATCACGCCCAGGGCGCGGCCCAGCTTGATGACCTTCTCCAGGATCTCTCCGGCTTCCTTGCCGTACTTGGGGTGCAGGAACAGCTCTTGGATTTCGTCGATGGCGACGATCAGCGGGTGCAGGCCGGAGTCCTTGAGCGAGGCGAGTTCCGGGGTGACCTTGTTCTCCGGGGCCTTGCCGAGCTGGGCGAAGTGGGCGATGCGCTTGGAGCGGTGTTCGCACTCCTTGTAGAGCCAGCGGATCATCCCGGCGCAGCGGGCGATGGTCTCGTCGTCGAAACCGTTGCCGTACTCGGTGCAGACCGGCTCCAGGACCTTGAAGTCTCCGACGCCCTTGAGTTCGTAGATGCGCAGCTCGGAGCGCGGGTCCAGCGAAGCGGCGAGTACGGCCAGGCGCAGGGCGAAGGTCTTGCCGGAGCCTGGCTGGCCGCCGACCAGCCAGTTGCGGAACATCAGGGCGGCGTTGATGGTGTCCATGCGGGGCGTGGTGGCGAACGGGAAGGGCTTGAAGACGTCCACCTTGCCGTCCTTGAGCAGGGGCCAGGCGGGTTGCTTCATCTGGGAGGCGGGTTCGTAGCCGACCCACAGGGCGAGGCGGCCGGGGTGGCCGTCGCCGGGTTCGGGCCAGACCTGGTCGAGCGGGAGGCGCATGCCGGAGGCCAGCCGGCCACGGCGGGCGACCACGTCGGCGGCCTCCACGCCGAAGGGCAAGTCGATGATGGCCAGGTGGCCGGGGCCGTCGCGGTGGATGTCCTGCGGGAAGCTGATGGCGTGCTGGTCCTTGCTGACGGCCTGGTTGATGCCGGAGATGCCGCAGGACAGCAGCGCGCGGCGGACCAGCTCGGCGGTGAGCTTGCGGTAGCGCGGTCCTTCCGAGACGCGGTCGGTGATGGGCTTGTCCGTGGGCCTACCGGCGCGGGCCAGCAGCGGCACCACCACGGCGATGGCCAGCAGGCGGCCCCACGTCGGGATGTCGGCGAGTAGGAAGACGAGGAGGCCGATCAGGGCCGTCACCGCGAGGGCGGCCAGGACCGACCAGCGCCAGCGGGATTGGCGCTGGCGCTGCTTGTCCAGCTTCAGCCAGGTCTCCGGGTCGTTGCGGTCGGCGGCGTACTGGCGCAGTGCCCAGTTGCCCTCCTCGGCCGTCGCCCAGTGCAGGAGCTTGCCCGTGGCGCGGAAGAAGCCGACCGGGGCGTAGAGGGTGGCCTTGGCGGCGTACTTGGGTGAGCGGACCGCGTGGTAGCCGAGCACGTACCCGGCGTCCTTGGCGGCCCAGATCAGCATGGAGCGTGTACCGTTCCAAGACTTCAAGGTCGCGGGGACGATCGGAGCGCGACGTCTGTCAGTGCTGGAGTGGTAGGGCACGTCGTCGTCCGGCGGGTCGACCGGCGGCCCGAGGACCGTGCCCTCGATCGCGATCGTCTCGCGGTCGAAGAACTCGTCCTCGTCGCGGTCGTCCGCGCGGCGGGCGCGGCGACGAGCCGCGTCCAGCGGGACGACCTCGCCACCGGTCTCGGGTGCGGTCGGACCGTCGTTCTCGTCGGGGTGGTCTTCGTGGTCGTGCGGGTGATGAGTCATGATGTGTGCACCTCGTGTGCGTAGCTGCGAGCGGGGTTGCGGGGCGCGGCCGGAGTCTTGGCGGATGAGGCCGCGTCCCGTACTGGCTTGTTCAGGGACGATGTGCGGTCGGACCGCGTGTCGTCCCTGCGGGCGGTTGTGGTGATGTCGGCGGTCGGCCCGTGCGGTCCGACCGGTGAGGGATCGCCGGTCGAAGGGCGGGCGAAGGTAAGAGCCATCAAGCCGCCTCCTGCTCCGTGTTCTCGGCGGTCGGACCGGTCTCGGTCCGCAGGCGGGCGAGCAGCGCTCCCGCGCGGTCGGTGGAGATGGACTGGCCGGTCTGGCGGATGGCGTAGCGGAGCCGGTCCCGCGTCAGCGTGACGCCTCGGGCGTCGTGGTCGGCGGCGACCTGCCAGCCCAGCGGCATGAGGTCGTCCACCTCGGACGGGGCGATGGCAGGACGGGTGGTCTTGCGCGACTTACGGGGTGACGGCTTGCGGGCGGGTGCGGCGGTCAGGGCAGGACGCTGGGGAGCCGGAGGCGGCACGAGTCGTACCGGTTCGGTCCGGGCCGGCGCGAGTTCGCCGAGCTTGTACAGGGCGCGCTCGCGTCGGCTGGCCCTGAACTGCCACAGGCGGCCGTACCGGTCCTGAAGGTCGGTCTTGGCCAGGATCCGCTCACGCTCGCGGTTCAGAGCTTCGGGGTACGAGCGCACCTCCCAGAGCACCATGCGCCGCCACAGGGCGAACGTCGGGACCGGGGACAGCAGCCAGCGCGAGATGCGGATGCTGTCGAGGCGGCGGGACGGGTGGGCCAGGTTGGCGCGCTTGCGGACGGCGTGGGTGCCGATCTCGACGGCCACCACCCACAGGCCGGGCAGGATCGCATGGGAGACGACGGCGAACCAGTTCGGCCCGCCGGGTGCGGTGGCGTAGGCGGCGACGTTCAGGTAGACGGTGACGGCGGTGAGCGTCCAGGGGATGAATCGCAGCCAGCGCACCCGCATGTTGAGGCGGGCCAGGACGATGTCCAGGGCGGAGAACACGCCGATGCCGAGGTCTACCCCGAGGGGCAGCAGGAAGGCGAGCGGTCCGAACGTGGGCTTGGCCGCGTCCATGACGGTGGCGAAGGAGATGACGAACCCGATCAGCCCCAGCACGCCGACAGCGGCGGCGGTGACCGAGATCAGGGTCTGCTCTCCTTCCGACAGCGGGCGCGGGCCGGGCTGGTCGTTCATGGTGATGGCTCCGTTCGGTGAAGTGGCGGGACTGTTCATCGGCCCCACCGCCGTCCCCAGCAGCGCGGGCAGCCAGGCTTGCTGCACCAGTTCCGAGGGGAGGCGGCCCAGCCTCGGGCGACGACTTCGAGAGAGCCGCCCTGGCGGACGGTGGCGCGGGAGACCTGCCAGAGCCGGTAACGCTCCTGGCCCATGCGCACCAGCTCGATGCAGAGGCCGCCGACGAGGAAGACGAGGATGTAGGAGAGGACTGTGATCATGGCTAGCTCCACTTGCGGTTCTTGAACTGCTGGGCGGACTGCTTGTGACGCTTGATCGCCTCCGGGTCAGAGAAGCGATCCAGGTGCGGGTTGGCCTTGCGGGCGTTCTCCTGGAGCTGCGCCCACTGCCAGTCGGTGATGGTGTTCGGAGGCTGGTCGTGAGACATGGGCTGATCTCCGTTCAGTGGCCGGAGCGGACGAGCATGCGGCAGACGCGGCAACCGGGCTGGCAGCGAGCGCCATGGATGACGCAGCGCTGGGCCGGACGGCCACCGCCGCAGCGGCAGCCGAACGGGCTGCGGGTCCGCTTGCCGCACTCGCAGCACTGGAAGCGGGCGGCCATCTACGCCACCTCGTTCGCGCGGCGGTCGGGAAGGAAGATGAGGAGCGGGCGTACGTCTCGCAGTTCTTCTGCGGTGTAGCCCGCCCAGACGCCCTCCTCCGGGTCGAGCGCCATGGCGTAGGACAGGCAGGCGGCGCGGGCCGGGCAGCGCGTCTGGCAGATGGCTTTGGCCGTCGCCTCCCGGGTCCAGCGCTCTTCGTCGGTCTCGATGTCGGGACCGGTGAAGAGGACGGCCATGGTGGAGTCGCACGCCGGTTCGGCGTTGATGAGGTCGTCCAGGAGATCGGAGACCTCGTCGTTCTCGTACTCGTTGTTCACAGGTCCACCCCCAGCGCGCGGAGGGCCTGGACGAGAACGAGGCGGATGCAGGTGGGGCAGATCGGCGGCGACGGCGGCTCGACGTCCGGCGCGGACTCCTCCACGCCATCGCACATGAGACAGAACCACTGGACGGGCTCGGCGAGATCGTCAGGGACGATCCGCATGGTCTTGGACCCGTAGGTCATGATGAGTACACCTCTCTTGAAGGGGCGCCGGGGTGCGGGACTGGTTTGGCGACTAGGGACCGCATCCCGGCTTCTTCGTTGTTTGGCCTGGTCAGCTGGGCTGATCATGCCCTGGTGCGTCTTATTTAAACAAGGCGAACAAGCGTCGTCAACGACTGCTGGCATACTTGTTTGAACAAGGCGAACGAGAGGGGCTCAACATGCCCAGCCAGAGGCGGCGGGACACGCTCCGCGGGGACGTGTCGGCACGGATCGCCGAGGACCTACGACAGGCCATCCTGAGCGGCGAGTACGCCGAGGGGGACCGGCTTCCGAGCACGTCTGAACTCATGGAGCAGGAGCAGGTGTCGTCGCTGAGCGTGCGACACGCCTACCAGGCGCTGATCGGTGAGGGCCTGGTCGTGGCCGTGCCGAAGAAGGGCTTCTACGTCCGCGAGTCGCTGCGCATGACCTGGCACATGACGAAATGGCAGGACCCGAAGCGCCTGGAGAACGTCAAGACCGACGGCTGGACGGCGGATGTCGAGGCGGCTGGCTTCTCCCATCGGCAGACCATCAGCGTGAGCATCCTGCCGGGCAGCCACATGGTGGCTGGAACACCGATCGCGGAGCGGCTGGGCATCCCGGAGAGTGAGCGGGTCGTGGTGCGTAGCCGGGTCCGCTACATCGGGCCGGGGCCGGATCAGCCGGCCAACGAGCCGGAGTCGCTGGCGGACTCCTACTACGCGTACAACCTCGTCAAGGACACCGGGATCATGGAGCCGGACAGCGTCAACACGGCTCAGGTCCTGGCCGAGCTCGGGTGTCCGATGCGCGACCACATCGACGAGCTGACCCCGCGGATCGCCTCTCGTCAGGAGACGGACCGGTTGCAACTGGCGGGGGTCATGGCGGTGCTCGAAGTCGTCCGTACGACGCTGACCACGTCAGGCAAGCCCGTGCTAGTGCTGCACCAGATCAGGCCGGGTAACGGGTCGAAGTACATCTACCAGGTGGAGTGCAGAGATGACTGACCGTCCCGTCCTGGCGGCCCGTCTCGCCGTCGAGAGCGATACCGAGCGTGTCGTCGAGCTGCGTGCCGAGTCCGAACGCTGGTTGGCCGAGCGTGGCATCCAGCAGTGGACGGCGAAGTGGGACGAGATCGGCCGGGAGAAGATCCGCCGCAACATCGCCAACCGCGAGACCTGGGTGTTCGAGGCCGGCGGCGAGGTGGTCGCCACGGTGACGCTCAACACCCGGCCGGATCTGGACTTCTGGGATCCGGACACTGACGGGCCTGCCCTGTACCTGTACAAGCTGCTCGTCGCTCGGGACCAGGCGGGCCGGGGGCTGGGCGGTGACATCGTGGACTGGTCGGTGGATCAGGCCGCGCGGCAGGGATTCCCGTGGCTGCGCCTGGATGTGTGGCGTACCAACCACGGGCTTCAGCGCTACTACCTGGAGCACGGATTCGAGCACGTGCGCACGGTCGTGGTGGACGGGCGCGACTCAGGGGCCTGCTTTCAACGGCGAGCCGCGCCCGTCTCCGTGCCGAACATCGTCGAAGAGGGCGTACGCGACGTTCTGTGACGTGAAGGGGTGGACTTCATGACCTGCGTTCCTTGTGCTCGTGGGCAGTCACCAGGGCGATCCACACCTGGCGAGCCTCCGGGTAGCGGCCCCGGCCGGTCTCCTCGTAGCCGACGCCCTCGACGTGACGCAGGACGAAGAACCTCCTGGCCTCACAGCACCACTCGTACTCCCCGCAGCACGAGGTCTCCGTCACCCGGACGCGGCGGGCGCTGGTTGGGACGTGCGGTTCCCAGACGTACATGGCGGCTTGCTTCCGGTTCACACAGCTCAGGGGCGGCGCCTGACAGCGCCGCCCAACGCGATGACTGATCTGACATACGGATCCGCCGGCCTCACTCGGCGGCGGCGATGGCCTTCTCCCTGTGCAGCCGCAGCAGGGTCACGCCGTAGATATAGGAGGGGTCTGATGCGTAACGGTCCAGGCGCACGAACTGCACCGCGCCCGTGGCGCCGGGCGCTAACGACTCCAGTGCCTGCCGCAGGCGCACGGAGGCCCGCTCCAGTTCGCCGGTGATGCCGCACGAGCCTCGGCCGTCGTCGTCAGAAGCCGTCCACGAGTAGAAACCCTCGGTGTCGAAGTGCACGACTACATCAGAGCCACGCGCGGTACCACGCCTGTAGAGGACACTGAGAGGCGACCCCTGATGTCCGCCCCCGTGTCCGCCCGTCCCCGGAGGAGCACAGGATGACCGACATCCCAGAGGTTCCCGTCTGGGCCACCCGCCTGCTCGCCGCGCGCACCGCCAAGGGCTGGTCCCAGCGCGACCTGGCCCGCGAACTGATCAGGGTCTCCGACGAGCCGCTGACCGAGGTGCCGAACCTCATCCGCCGCATCCGGGGCCACGAGACCGGCGAGCACCGCCCGGACGCCTTCTACACCCGGCTCTACTGCAAGGCGTTCGGCCTGACGGAAGACCAGCTGTTCGGCACCGTCATCAAGCCGGTCCCCACCCTCGCCCTGCCCACGCTGGCCCCGGACGCCGACCTGTACGAGCGCATAACCCGCGCGATCGAGCATCCGTCCCGCGTCGATATGGCGACCGTGCAATGGCTGGAACACTGCCTGGCTGAACACCGCCGCGTCGAGGACACCATCGGTAGCAAGCCTCTCCTGCCGC
The nucleotide sequence above comes from Nonomuraea gerenzanensis. Encoded proteins:
- a CDS encoding tyrosine-type recombinase/integrase: MTKRRSRGDGGLHWDDKRQRWIATASLGYDPSGKRIVKRGSGKTKTEAKNKLKEVLRDYEDGLTIAPGESTVAQAATDWLAYGLSGLDPSTVATNTILVKTHIIPALGKRKLRDLNAQDVDKWLASKAKTHSTSTVARLHSCLNRIIKRAMARDKVRRNVVELCRVPQGKEGRPSKALTMAQAEEVLKAAEGKNLYAYIVVSLLTGARTEELRALRWDHVDLEGNLDGTPPIPPYVAVWRSVRSGGDTKTRKSRRTLALPKRCVDALIEQRAAQQKEQGDAWSEHGLVFASTAGTELDAANVRRAFRRVIKYTSLDPSEWTPRELRHSFVSLLSDNGTPLEEISRLVGHSSTAVTELVYRKQIRPVLQGGAVVMDTIFKT
- a CDS encoding helix-turn-helix domain-containing protein — translated: MTTSTPDSVRLTDTQLYRVTDAMRLLRMSRTVIYDQIRTGRLRSVKQGRARLITASAIRAYIALLEKEAEEAA
- a CDS encoding bifunctional DNA primase/polymerase, with amino-acid sequence MPITNLTRYALAAAARGWHVFPLAPNGKTPPRGFTNWQHRTTTDPATIRRIWQRPYNLGIATGPSNLVVIDLDQPKPDEQPPPQWNRPGIRDGADVLAALCDQAGQPLPLETFQVRTRRGGLHLYFTAPNGVTLTNTQGGNGGLGWLIDTRANGGYVVGPGSHVTDEHGSGTYKVLHPIPPTPLPVWLVERLRPAPLPPQKPITVPLVSDRHGAYIRAAVLGELQRVASSPPHGHNNALYLASVALGQLVAGGELHAAAVTTWLTEAATQIGQPYREAQRTIASGLRAGARRPRTVAA
- a CDS encoding cell division protein FtsK, with translation MTHHPHDHEDHPDENDGPTAPETGGEVVPLDAARRRARRADDRDEDEFFDRETIAIEGTVLGPPVDPPDDDVPYHSSTDRRRAPIVPATLKSWNGTRSMLIWAAKDAGYVLGYHAVRSPKYAAKATLYAPVGFFRATGKLLHWATAEEGNWALRQYAADRNDPETWLKLDKQRQRQSRWRWSVLAALAVTALIGLLVFLLADIPTWGRLLAIAVVVPLLARAGRPTDKPITDRVSEGPRYRKLTAELVRRALLSCGISGINQAVSKDQHAISFPQDIHRDGPGHLAIIDLPFGVEAADVVARRGRLASGMRLPLDQVWPEPGDGHPGRLALWVGYEPASQMKQPAWPLLKDGKVDVFKPFPFATTPRMDTINAALMFRNWLVGGQPGSGKTFALRLAVLAASLDPRSELRIYELKGVGDFKVLEPVCTEYGNGFDDETIARCAGMIRWLYKECEHRSKRIAHFAQLGKAPENKVTPELASLKDSGLHPLIVAIDEIQELFLHPKYGKEAGEILEKVIKLGRALGVILLIGTQIPDKDSLPTGITRNVNTRYCMSVADQVANDMILGTSMYKNGYRATIFEPVKEAGWGILSGLGKPAARRSFMVDTDAAKHVVTRAMQLRGLAGTLPEEGTQTRTDAPTFDLLTDLAQIWPAGETAAWNETLCTRLAELRPDFYTGWASEQLTTALKPHGVAVQSIGRRIDGKAVTRRGIRLDDLTDAIAGRNRRTGTE
- a CDS encoding DUF2637 domain-containing protein yields the protein MNDQPGPRPLSEGEQTLISVTAAAVGVLGLIGFVISFATVMDAAKPTFGPLAFLLPLGVDLGIGVFSALDIVLARLNMRVRWLRFIPWTLTAVTVYLNVAAYATAPGGPNWFAVVSHAILPGLWVVAVEIGTHAVRKRANLAHPSRRLDSIRISRWLLSPVPTFALWRRMVLWEVRSYPEALNRERERILAKTDLQDRYGRLWQFRASRRERALYKLGELAPARTEPVRLVPPPAPQRPALTAAPARKPSPRKSRKTTRPAIAPSEVDDLMPLGWQVAADHDARGVTLTRDRLRYAIRQTGQSISTDRAGALLARLRTETGPTAENTEQEAA
- a CDS encoding WhiB family transcriptional regulator; translation: MNNEYENDEVSDLLDDLINAEPACDSTMAVLFTGPDIETDEERWTREATAKAICQTRCPARAACLSYAMALDPEEGVWAGYTAEELRDVRPLLIFLPDRRANEVA
- a CDS encoding GntR family transcriptional regulator, encoding MPSQRRRDTLRGDVSARIAEDLRQAILSGEYAEGDRLPSTSELMEQEQVSSLSVRHAYQALIGEGLVVAVPKKGFYVRESLRMTWHMTKWQDPKRLENVKTDGWTADVEAAGFSHRQTISVSILPGSHMVAGTPIAERLGIPESERVVVRSRVRYIGPGPDQPANEPESLADSYYAYNLVKDTGIMEPDSVNTAQVLAELGCPMRDHIDELTPRIASRQETDRLQLAGVMAVLEVVRTTLTTSGKPVLVLHQIRPGNGSKYIYQVECRDD
- a CDS encoding GNAT family N-acetyltransferase, which encodes MTDRPVLAARLAVESDTERVVELRAESERWLAERGIQQWTAKWDEIGREKIRRNIANRETWVFEAGGEVVATVTLNTRPDLDFWDPDTDGPALYLYKLLVARDQAGRGLGGDIVDWSVDQAARQGFPWLRLDVWRTNHGLQRYYLEHGFEHVRTVVVDGRDSGACFQRRAAPVSVPNIVEEGVRDVL